The genomic region AGCAGGTTTAAGTGAAAAAGCCAAGAGAAATGTAGTAACTGTCGTGAGGCAGACAGAGCAACATCCTAGAGTTATCGTAGATTTAGTTAACATTTTAGTGGTAGGTCAGGGCGCTCAAATGATTGAGGTAGCAGGAGATTTCACTGTCGATAAAAAATCAAGAGCGATCGGTTATCCTACCATTCGCAAGCTGGTTAAAACTCTGCCGGCACACTACCGCAAGCAGATGATCAATGAAATCTTGCCATTCTTCCCGCCTAAGATTTTGCTGGAGTTGAAACAGGAAATTCCTCAGATTGTCGATGAGCTTATACAGGAGTCCTATGATCGAGATTTGCTCAAGCAGTGGGTAGCTAAACAACAGAAAGCCAAGTTACTTTCAAGTGATATTCCACCTGCTATCGAAGTTGACGATTTTCACATTCAAGTTCTTGAAAAACGCAGAAAAGAGGGTTACATCTATTACGATTACTATTTAAGCTGGTCAGTAGATGGAAAATCCGACCGAAAGTATTTAAGAAAACCGCTACTCAAAACTCTTCCTCCTCAAATTTATCAGCCCACCGGTGCCCCTGGTGATTCAAGGGTGGTCTTTAAATATCCTCAAGGTGACAAATAACAAATATACTATCAAAGGCTGATGTGAAACCGAGAGAGCATTAACTCCATTGATGTAACATATTGTCAAAAATTACCCCATCTTGTCTTTACAAAATGGGATTATAGCCAATGATATTCAACTTTTGACTCACTTTTCTCTTCAAAAATCTACTTAATTACAGGATCAACTCAGTGAGTTTTGAGGTACAATACCTCAAAAGACTAAATAAAAATAACTAAATCAAATGTTAGCACAAATAGAAGCATCTCAATCCCCATCTGTGGATTGTCCCGTTGACAATTCTCAGTTCGACTTAAACGCACTCATCAATGAAAAAACCCAACAATTAATTACAGACAAAATAATCAAAGAGCAATTAGAAACTATCTCTGTTTTAGATGAAGCTTTCGGGCAATTTTTTGAGAATTTAGTTAAATATGGTGAGATAAAAGAAAACCTACAAAACAAATGTGATGCGATCGCTGATGTAAAAGCCAGAAGAGAAGAAAATTTTCCCAAAGACGAATACTCAAAAGGTTTATATAAAGCCATCATTCAATCAACTTACCCCAACTCCTTTATAGAGGAACTCCTAAACGAGGGATTTGAAGCGATGACGTGGTATAAATCCTCTCTAGCCTACACCGGTGCTGAGGCTGTTCAGAGTAAGTTGGATTTGTTGGAGTTAGGGCAAAAATTAGGAGAGTATAAAGTTAGCCAACGCTTGATTAGTGGAACTGAGGAGCATCCCATATATTTAAAGGTGCTTACTCTCACCAATAGACAAATTTCCTCATCAGAGTGGAGTGAAATTGAGAAGCAATTCGAGCGCTTAGTAATTCAAAGACTTATTGAAACTGCACCAAATCTTGAAAAGTTCCAACAGGAATGTCGTAAGTTAGCGTCCGCCAATGGTCGTCCTAGACTCATTCCTGGATTAGTAGAAGCGTGGACAAGTGATGTATTAACTGTTATTAGTAAGCATTATTCACCGGATGTAGTCACTACATTTGAGAAAACCCTTAAGCCCGGTGCTGTTGAATTAAAAAGTTTAACAGTTGATGAATTACTCGAACTCGAAAGATTAATTGATGGGGCTAATACATTTGAATTGCCCAGTGTGACAACGGTAGTAGATGAGTTACAAAGTAAATTGCGATCGCCATTGAATTGGCCATTATCCCTTATCGCTTTACTTGGAAAATTCGTTGAAGGGATAGTCAAGAAGCGTCCTCGTATCACGGACAAGGGAGCATTTAACTTTACTCCCTGGAAATCCCATAAATTGAAAGTCATCAAAGGACAGAAGTTAAGAGGGGAACATTTGGCACTGCGAGTGGAAGAAGATAAACATTGGGATAAGCTACAGGAACGATTGAACCTCTCCCAGGAACAATTCAAAGAGTTACATACAAGAGTTTGGGACTTGGCCCAGGAGAAACAGGATGATTTCAAGAACTCAAGGGAAGGATTAGGCCGTCCCATTGGCAAAATCAAAGGTAGATTTGTCCCCATTCCTTGGTTGTCCGATGTCCTTGAGGTATTGCCAGCATTGGGTATTGAAGGAGATGCTTTAGCCTTAGTCCCCTATGATTTAGGGGTATATGTCGAAGAGGTGGATTATCAAATAGTTTTCAGTAAATACAAGTTAGACTATTCAGCCAGAACATTATTAAAATCTAAGGTTGATGAATTGGCTGTAGCGAATGACCGTCCCGTTGACCCTATTACGGGTAAAGTTAGAGCTTGGAAGGATGATCTTTATCAGGCGATCGTAGAATTTGGGAAAAATGCCAGTAAACTGTTGAAGAAGGAGGTTATGAGATATTCAGTTGAAGAGGTTGAAAAATTAGTGCGGCATAAAACGGCTCAAGTCGAAGAAATGCAACAGAAGCTTGATGTTACCGAACAACGTTTAACTGAGGAGCAAACCTATAGAGAACAGTTGCAGCGTCAATATGATTCGTTACAAGAGCAAATGAACAGAATGCAGGAGATGATCGATCAATTGATGAGTAAAACTAATGTTAATGGCAATGATAATGGTCATCAGTTGGGTCAACTACAAAAAACTTGATCAGTTTTGAACAGGGCAAATGGATACATCACACAACTAACTCGACCCGCCTAGCGGCTATTCGTATCTAGATTTTAATCCTTAAAGGGTTTTTGACAAAAACCCTCGCTTATACTCGCTCAAAATCAAGTCTGTGCTTATTTTTTGATAATTTATCAAAAAATAAGTTATGAGGGCATGGCTTTGTTCTAGCTAGATAAACTATTTAATATAGCTAGAATACTTATGATACTAATTTAATCTAGACACTCTCGGATTAATCTAGCTATTTCGGTGAGCTTTGTTTTAGTTTGTAATAATTTATTTCTTCTTTCTATCCCATCCCTAGCTATCAAATTACGGGGGTCGTCATTGTGGCTTAAATGTATTACCTTAACTTTATCGTCCCTTTCTTCGGGTTCAAAAATATTTTCTTTAGCCGTTAACTTATTATAAGTATACATCCCCCCAGGTCGTTTTACCTTATAAGAGTGCGCCTCAACACAGGGGGGAGCAACGTATTCATCATTATATGAATTCAAATGCTGACTCAATTGAACCAGGAGATCCATCACTTCATTGTAAGTCTCTAAAACGCCTAAACTCTCGACAGTTTGAGGACAACCCCGTTCCATCAACATCTGCTTTGCTATCCGTCTCCTTGTGGTTCTAATAACTATCATATTCTCTTCCATCTGTTGACGATCAATTGCTGCTCTTAAGAGCCATTCTTGATGTCTTTGTTCCCTTTCTTGCCTCATCCTCAATTCGATTTCTTCATCAGGATGCAATCCCTTTGCCACTCGGCAAGTCACATAATTATCACAATCAGCAGGATCTATTCCTGGTATCTGCATCATTCCCGCGCAATCAAACCCTAGGGCGCATTTCTTCTGTCTTTTGTCGGATTCGGCTTGAGTCATAGTTCTTCTTAGTTCTAGCTTTATTAGAATATATATTAAGCTAGAACTGGGGGGCAGAGAACCCCCCGAAGTCAGAGACAAAAACGGAGGTTGTATTAATCATCTCTCTTTCCTCCCTAATTCTCCTCATCTCCCCATAAATCCCAATTTTCGGGAGCAAAAACCGAATTATCGGGACTTGATGCCGATTCTGCCACGAATCTCGCCCTATTCTCCATCGCAAGAACCCTCTCAGTGTCTCTCACGTACAGAGGAGTTATCGATCGCCGCATCGCTATTAAATCGTTTAGTTCTAGGTTTATTGGGCTATTATTGTAAAATCTGTTTTTAGCCGCCATCTCAACAATTGATCGAATCTCAGCCCCCGTGCAGTATTGACTTTCGGCGAGTAACAGCTTCCACTGTCTCTCGGTCAGTGGCCCATCATTAATTTTGTAACGTTCATCAAACCGTCCAGCATGAAGCTGAAATATCTGTTTCCGTTCAATAGCTTGAGGAAACCCAACATAATATATCTTATCAAACCGTCCTGCCCTGGTAAGTTCGGGAGGTAAAGCATCCAGCCTATTCAGGGTGGCGATCGCAAACACTTTAGACTGCTTCTCCTGAAGCCAAGTCAACAGTACCCCCAACACTTCCTTAGTTGACCCTGACCCCGTTAAAGCGGCTTCAGGGTCGAAAAACTTATCAAATTCATCGAAGTAACATACTGCGGGGGCTGCTGCTTCGATTCTCTGGAGTATTCTTTTTAAATATGCTGCACCCTTGGATTTAACTAAGTCAACCCCGACACTAATTAATGGAAACCCAAGCCTCCTAGCAACTACTTTTGCCGCAAAGGTTTTACCGGTACCTGGGGGGCCAGCTAACAACCATCCTTTAGGAAAGGGTAAGTTATATTCCCTCGCTTTATATGAGTAATCAAGCGCAACCTGTTCAATACCCAATTTCAGCCTATCCAGTCCGCCAAAGTCACTAACATCGGGAGAGGGGAGGAATTCTAACCCTAAACCCCGTAATCGTTTTATTTTGTATTGGTATAGTCCATCGCAGAAGTCGGGGGAACTTAAGGCTAACTGACAACCTACCTCGATTTCTGC from Gloeothece citriformis PCC 7424 harbors:
- a CDS encoding transcriptional regulator, which produces MTLKILIVDSEIQQRREDYLNLFARGIKLGWYSLEWAASGEEGLGLIKADLAQEIALIVLDLQIDDGVVDGVDFANRLAELHIDKKLIIYTACTEGEAGLSEKAKRNVVTVVRQTEQHPRVIVDLVNILVVGQGAQMIEVAGDFTVDKKSRAIGYPTIRKLVKTLPAHYRKQMINEILPFFPPKILLELKQEIPQIVDELIQESYDRDLLKQWVAKQQKAKLLSSDIPPAIEVDDFHIQVLEKRRKEGYIYYDYYLSWSVDGKSDRKYLRKPLLKTLPPQIYQPTGAPGDSRVVFKYPQGDK
- a CDS encoding ATP-binding protein produces the protein MHKELINNLKCFKGAYLSFPTLERSKVKQEFLQQLSSDLNISVYYWNLATKELVNKEGYKQKLTTLQNLFEGLQNDFDKGIFCLENIGALLHDEIKTKRETLTTFLLDTLDNFKLSSNKYLILLDIEELELPTHLNSLLPSVIYPLPTVNQIRDILEECFKRNNLSLLLSDRVINSISGLSAAEIEVGCQLALSSPDFCDGLYQYKIKRLRGLGLEFLPSPDVSDFGGLDRLKLGIEQVALDYSYKAREYNLPFPKGWLLAGPPGTGKTFAAKVVARRLGFPLISVGVDLVKSKGAAYLKRILQRIEAAAPAVCYFDEFDKFFDPEAALTGSGSTKEVLGVLLTWLQEKQSKVFAIATLNRLDALPPELTRAGRFDKIYYVGFPQAIERKQIFQLHAGRFDERYKINDGPLTERQWKLLLAESQYCTGAEIRSIVEMAAKNRFYNNSPINLELNDLIAMRRSITPLYVRDTERVLAMENRARFVAESASSPDNSVFAPENWDLWGDEEN